One Streptomyces sp. NBC_01237 genomic region harbors:
- a CDS encoding serine/threonine-protein kinase has translation MDQLTHDDPSHIGPYRLLARLGAGGMGEVYLARSAGGRTVAVKLVRSELATEPEFRRRFAQEVAAARRVGGEWTAPVLDADTDAPAPWVATGYVPGPSLHAVIAGRTEPLPERSVRILAHRLAQALTAVHSAGLIHRDLKPANILVTIDGPRVIDFGIARALDAVTADGKLTRTGAVIGSPGYMSPEQVRGETLTPVSDVFSLGSVLAFAATRRQPFGTSTSGMHAVMFRIAQEEPDLSGLPAGLAELVRDCLAKDPADRPTPAEVVARTTDATDGADGAEPWLPGTLIAELGRRAAELLDSEAPKTRLRSGPPAPSAAPTPPPPTAPPTASVPLAAAPPAPSAPPPPVSPAPVPPGTPPSGAPAAEAPAAPETPAPGVAQAPQAPHAAPSAPPGPTPPPPLGVFGAPTPVSLTTEPRPARGRRTTLTVAAVVAAVALLAGGLTYAAMNGGEDDDGDKRNSAGDGKGGSASDRTDPSADPSEDGKTPVTASPGPSVSAAVEGVIGKEYLGTWQGSGKNGDGDVVSFRRITITQGSEGADVATTFNSFDDVLCTGAAELVSFDNLMVLESRKVSSIPEEGCSDGGKQTLRAHDNGTLIWTSGDGDESVVLSRAAENSAPIPAGFLGTWKYVNSGTDGDAGPGETTTLVLSQGAYGEVVAKYTGDGPAYHCEWESVLVDANSNGLRLGPRVVTAAEPEDQCEAGNSRTVRMKGADGLSLTWLGEDAEPSSYRRAG, from the coding sequence GTGGATCAGCTGACACATGACGACCCGTCACACATCGGTCCCTATCGCCTTCTTGCCCGGCTCGGCGCGGGCGGCATGGGCGAGGTGTATCTGGCGCGTTCCGCGGGCGGACGGACCGTCGCCGTGAAACTCGTCCGGTCCGAACTCGCCACGGAACCCGAGTTCCGCAGGCGGTTCGCCCAGGAGGTCGCCGCCGCCCGCCGGGTGGGCGGCGAGTGGACCGCCCCGGTGCTGGACGCCGACACCGACGCGCCCGCCCCCTGGGTGGCCACGGGCTATGTCCCCGGCCCCTCGCTGCACGCGGTGATCGCGGGCCGGACCGAGCCGCTGCCGGAACGTTCGGTGCGCATCCTGGCCCACCGGCTGGCCCAGGCGCTCACCGCCGTGCACTCCGCCGGGCTGATCCACCGGGACCTCAAGCCCGCGAACATCCTGGTGACCATCGACGGACCCCGCGTCATCGACTTCGGGATCGCCCGTGCGCTGGACGCGGTGACCGCCGACGGAAAGCTGACCCGTACCGGAGCCGTGATCGGCTCGCCCGGTTACATGTCCCCGGAACAGGTGCGCGGCGAGACCCTCACGCCCGTCAGCGACGTGTTCTCGCTCGGCTCGGTGCTGGCCTTCGCCGCCACCCGCCGCCAGCCGTTCGGCACCTCCACCAGCGGGATGCACGCGGTGATGTTCCGGATCGCCCAGGAGGAGCCGGATCTGAGCGGTCTCCCGGCGGGCCTCGCGGAACTGGTGCGGGACTGCCTGGCGAAGGATCCGGCGGACCGGCCCACCCCGGCCGAGGTAGTGGCACGCACGACGGACGCGACCGATGGCGCGGACGGGGCCGAGCCATGGCTGCCGGGCACACTGATCGCCGAACTGGGCCGCCGGGCAGCCGAGTTGCTGGACTCCGAGGCGCCGAAGACCCGGCTCCGGAGCGGGCCGCCGGCACCGTCCGCCGCTCCGACGCCCCCTCCCCCGACCGCACCGCCCACCGCGTCCGTGCCCCTCGCCGCCGCGCCCCCGGCCCCGTCGGCACCACCGCCCCCGGTGAGCCCGGCTCCGGTCCCGCCCGGCACCCCTCCGTCCGGCGCTCCGGCCGCGGAAGCACCGGCGGCTCCGGAGACGCCGGCTCCCGGCGTCGCACAGGCCCCTCAAGCCCCACACGCGGCTCCGTCGGCGCCGCCCGGCCCGACGCCCCCTCCCCCGCTCGGCGTGTTCGGCGCGCCCACCCCCGTATCCCTCACGACCGAGCCACGGCCCGCCCGCGGCAGGCGCACCACGCTCACCGTCGCCGCGGTCGTCGCCGCCGTCGCGCTGCTCGCGGGCGGCCTCACCTACGCCGCGATGAACGGGGGCGAGGACGACGACGGGGACAAGCGCAACAGCGCGGGCGACGGCAAGGGCGGCTCCGCGTCCGACAGGACCGATCCCTCCGCCGACCCCTCCGAGGACGGCAAGACCCCGGTGACCGCCTCGCCCGGCCCGTCCGTCTCCGCCGCCGTGGAGGGCGTGATCGGCAAGGAGTACCTGGGCACCTGGCAGGGCTCGGGCAAGAACGGCGACGGGGATGTCGTCTCGTTCCGGCGGATCACCATCACCCAGGGCTCCGAGGGCGCCGACGTCGCCACGACGTTCAACTCCTTCGACGACGTGCTGTGCACCGGGGCCGCCGAACTCGTCTCGTTCGACAACCTGATGGTGCTGGAGTCCCGCAAGGTCAGCAGCATCCCCGAGGAAGGCTGCTCCGACGGCGGGAAGCAGACCCTGCGCGCCCACGACAACGGCACCCTGATCTGGACCAGCGGCGACGGCGACGAGAGCGTGGTCCTGAGCCGGGCCGCGGAGAACTCCGCGCCGATCCCGGCCGGTTTCCTCGGCACCTGGAAGTACGTGAACTCCGGCACGGACGGGGACGCCGGTCCCGGCGAGACCACCACGCTGGTCCTGAGCCAGGGCGCGTACGGCGAGGTGGTCGCCAAGTACACCGGCGACGGCCCCGCGTACCACTGCGAGTGGGAGAGCGTCCTCGTCGACGCGAACAGCAACGGTCTGCGGCTGGGCCCGCGCGTGGTGACGGCGGCGGAACCGGAGGACCAGTGCGAGGCCGGGAACTCCCGCACGGTCCGCATGAAGGGCGCCGACGGACTCTCCCTCACCTGGCTGGGCGAGGACGCCGAGCCCTCCAGCTACCGCCGCGCCGGCTGA
- a CDS encoding adenylosuccinate synthase, translating to MPALVLLGAQWGDEGKGKATDLLGGSVDYVVRYQGGNNAGHTVVVGDQKYALHLLPSGILSPGCTPVIGNGVVVDPAVLLSELSGLNERGVDTSKLLISGNAHLITPYNVTLDKVTERFLGKRKIGTTGRGIGPTYADKINRVGIRVQDLYDESILEQKVEAALEQKNQLLAKVFNRRAIEAGKIVEEMLQYAEQIKPYVADTTLILNDAIDEGKVVLFEGGQGTLLDVDHGTYPFVTSSNPTAGGACTGSGVGPTKISRVIGILKAYTTRVGAGPFPTELLDEDGEALRRIGGERGVTTGRDRRCGWFDAPIARYATRVNGLTDFFLTKLDVLTGWEQIPVCVAYEIDGKRVEELPYNQTDFHHAKPIYENLPGWSEDITKAKTFDDLPKNAQAYVKALEEMSGAPISAIGVGPGRTETIEINSFL from the coding sequence GTGCCCGCACTTGTGCTGCTCGGTGCTCAGTGGGGTGACGAGGGCAAGGGGAAGGCCACCGACCTCCTCGGTGGATCCGTGGACTATGTGGTGCGTTACCAAGGCGGCAACAACGCCGGTCACACGGTCGTCGTAGGCGACCAGAAGTACGCACTGCATCTCCTCCCCTCCGGAATCCTGTCGCCGGGGTGTACCCCGGTCATCGGAAACGGTGTCGTGGTCGACCCGGCGGTCCTGCTCTCCGAGCTGAGCGGTCTGAACGAGCGAGGCGTCGACACGTCCAAGCTTCTGATCAGCGGCAACGCTCATTTGATCACTCCGTACAACGTCACGCTCGACAAGGTGACGGAACGCTTCCTCGGTAAGCGGAAGATCGGCACGACGGGCCGCGGTATCGGCCCGACGTACGCCGACAAGATCAACCGGGTGGGCATCCGCGTCCAGGACCTCTACGACGAGTCGATCCTGGAGCAGAAGGTCGAAGCGGCCCTGGAGCAGAAGAACCAGCTTCTGGCCAAGGTCTTCAACCGGCGCGCGATCGAGGCCGGAAAGATCGTCGAGGAGATGCTCCAGTACGCGGAGCAGATCAAGCCCTACGTCGCCGACACGACGCTGATCCTCAACGACGCCATCGACGAGGGCAAGGTCGTCCTGTTCGAGGGCGGCCAGGGCACCCTGCTCGACGTCGACCACGGCACGTACCCCTTCGTCACCTCCTCGAACCCGACCGCGGGCGGCGCCTGCACCGGTTCCGGGGTGGGCCCGACGAAGATCAGCCGGGTCATCGGCATCCTCAAGGCGTACACGACGCGCGTCGGCGCCGGGCCGTTCCCCACGGAGCTGCTCGACGAGGACGGCGAGGCGCTGCGGCGCATCGGTGGCGAGCGCGGTGTCACCACCGGCCGTGACCGTCGCTGCGGCTGGTTCGACGCCCCGATCGCGCGGTACGCGACCCGGGTCAACGGCCTCACCGACTTCTTCCTCACCAAGCTGGACGTGCTCACCGGCTGGGAGCAGATCCCGGTCTGCGTCGCGTACGAGATCGACGGCAAGCGCGTCGAGGAACTCCCGTACAACCAGACCGACTTCCACCACGCGAAGCCGATCTACGAGAACCTGCCGGGCTGGTCCGAGGACATCACCAAGGCCAAGACCTTCGACGACCTGCCGAAGAACGCGCAGGCGTACGTGAAGGCCCTGGAGGAGATGTCGGGCGCACCGATCTCCGCGATCGGTGTCGGCCCCGGCCGTACCGAGACCATCGAGATCAACTCGTTCCTGTAG
- a CDS encoding diacylglycerol kinase: MSAAEPPDDGDHQLLVLIDPVARRTDGESVRIAKDVLSAGSHAKICLPDSPEEFARALARRGNRRPVVVGDDHALLRAVAQLHRERELADGVLSLIPVGAAHALELARALGVPRGAVAAARTALDGAVRKLDLLVDDSDGVVLGHLRIPGPLPGPGTGAGPGPGHEGGPGSGYGSGSGSGSRSGYGSGSGSGSGSGSGSGSGSGEPHTGVTAVWDTCRSLMASLVRPGLPSHATPLRKHRLRVEADGILLNDLDRPVECVSVTSQGDGGLADVVVHTSAGGTVTAEAKAVTVSGADFRYRADIQVGGPVRTRTWTVRAGAWGLMLPCPASADGGTGAL, from the coding sequence GTGTCGGCTGCAGAGCCCCCCGACGACGGCGACCACCAGCTTCTGGTGCTCATCGACCCGGTTGCCCGCCGGACCGACGGCGAGTCCGTACGTATCGCCAAGGACGTGCTGAGCGCCGGCTCGCACGCCAAGATCTGCCTCCCGGACAGTCCGGAGGAGTTCGCGCGGGCCCTGGCCCGCCGGGGCAACCGAAGGCCGGTGGTCGTCGGCGACGACCATGCGCTGCTGCGCGCGGTGGCCCAGCTGCACCGCGAGCGGGAGCTGGCCGACGGCGTGCTCTCCCTGATCCCGGTCGGCGCCGCGCACGCGCTGGAACTGGCCCGCGCACTCGGCGTGCCCCGGGGCGCGGTGGCCGCCGCGAGAACGGCGCTCGACGGAGCCGTACGGAAACTGGACCTGCTGGTGGACGACAGCGACGGCGTCGTCCTGGGCCACCTGCGCATCCCCGGCCCGCTTCCGGGCCCGGGGACGGGCGCTGGTCCGGGTCCGGGGCACGAAGGGGGCCCGGGGTCGGGCTACGGCTCAGGCTCGGGTTCCGGCTCGCGCTCTGGTTACGGCTCGGGATCGGGCTCGGGTTCCGGCTCGGGCTCGGGTTCCGGCTCGGGCTCGGGTGAGCCGCACACGGGTGTCACGGCGGTCTGGGACACCTGCCGCTCGCTGATGGCGTCCCTGGTGCGCCCGGGGCTGCCCTCCCATGCCACGCCGCTGCGGAAACACCGGCTGCGGGTCGAGGCGGACGGGATCCTGCTCAATGACCTGGACCGGCCGGTCGAGTGCGTCTCGGTGACGTCGCAGGGCGACGGCGGACTCGCCGATGTGGTGGTGCACACATCGGCGGGCGGGACGGTCACGGCGGAGGCGAAGGCCGTCACCGTCTCCGGCGCGGACTTCCGCTACCGGGCGGACATACAGGTCGGCGGCCCGGTCCGGACCCGGACGTGGACGGTGCGGGCCGGCGCCTGGGGGCTGATGCTGCCCTGCCCGGCGAGCGCGGACGGGGGAACGGGCGCACTCTGA
- a CDS encoding DUF1876 domain-containing protein, which translates to MTRTAVGWHIELEFEEDTHRTRAAAMVRLSDGSEVRAHGYASRHPSDADQQRVGEEIAGARALNELAMRLLTKAHEEIDEASGRTSYPLT; encoded by the coding sequence ATGACCCGGACGGCTGTCGGCTGGCACATCGAGCTGGAATTCGAGGAGGACACCCACCGCACCCGCGCGGCGGCGATGGTGAGGCTCTCCGACGGGAGCGAGGTGCGGGCGCACGGATACGCCAGCCGCCACCCCTCCGACGCGGATCAGCAGAGGGTCGGCGAGGAGATCGCGGGAGCGCGTGCGCTCAACGAACTGGCGATGAGGCTGCTGACCAAGGCACACGAGGAGATCGACGAGGCCTCCGGCAGGACGTCGTACCCGCTGACGTAG
- a CDS encoding GbsR/MarR family transcriptional regulator: MNSENGADAREGQAERDAAAVSRFIERFAADMTEAGMQRMASRVFAALLADDDASMTSAELALALQISPAAVSGAVSYLTQVDMVSREREPGSRRDRYRLHDEIWYTTFASRDRVLTRWEDTLREGARTLGDDSPAGARMAETAAFFEFLQSEVAGMMDRWKAHRETLRFPPEQE; the protein is encoded by the coding sequence ATGAACAGCGAGAACGGCGCGGACGCGCGTGAGGGACAGGCCGAGCGGGACGCTGCGGCCGTGTCGCGGTTCATCGAGCGGTTCGCCGCCGACATGACGGAGGCGGGCATGCAGCGGATGGCCTCCCGGGTCTTCGCGGCGCTCCTCGCCGACGACGACGCGTCGATGACGTCGGCGGAGCTGGCCCTCGCGCTCCAGATCAGCCCGGCCGCCGTGTCCGGCGCGGTCAGCTATCTCACCCAGGTCGACATGGTGAGCCGCGAGCGCGAGCCCGGCTCCCGCCGCGACCGCTACCGCTTGCACGACGAGATCTGGTACACCACGTTCGCCAGCCGGGACCGGGTGCTCACCCGCTGGGAGGACACCCTCAGGGAGGGCGCCCGCACGCTGGGCGACGACTCCCCGGCCGGGGCCAGGATGGCGGAGACGGCGGCGTTCTTCGAGTTCCTCCAGTCGGAGGTGGCGGGGATGATGGACCGCTGGAAGGCCCACCGCGAGACACTGCGTTTCCCGCCGGAGCAGGAGTGA